Genomic window (Selenomonadales bacterium):
AATAATAAACAGACCTATCTCAATCGAGATAGGTCTGTTTATTATTCCTGTAATTGATCTTACAGCTGTTCTTTAGCTGTGTTAACGAGCTGTTCGAAAGCTTTGATGTCGTTTACAGCGAGGTCAGCCAACATTTTGCGGTTAACTTCAACGCCTGCTTTGTTGAGGCCGTTGATGAGGTTGCTGTAGGACAAGCCGAACATACGGGAAGCTGCATTGATACGAGCGATCCAGAGTTTACGGAATTCGCCTTTTTTCGCACGACGGTCACGACGAGCGTAGGAGAGAGCTTTCATTACAGTTTCGTTAGCTTTTTTGAACTGTTTGCTCTTAGCACCTCTGTATCCTTTAGCAAGTTTCAAGATTTTTTTATGACGTTTATGCGCTGTTACGCCTGTTTTTACTCTTGGCATTTCAATTCCTCCTTAGTTCTGTTCCTTATGCGTACGGAAGCATTTTTGCGATACGTTTCATATCTGCGTTGGAAGCCATAGCTGCTTTACGCAAGTTACGTTTACGTTTCGGCGATTTTTTCTCTAAGATATGGCTTTTGAACGCTTTTGCGCGTTTTACTTTGCCGCTACCGGTTACTTCAAAGCGTTTTGCTGCACTTCTGCGAGTTTTAATTTTAGGCATGTTTGTTCCTCCTTTTAATTACGCGTCTTAGGCGATAAAATCATGATCATATTTTTACCTTCAAGTTTCGGCATACGTTCTACGTTGACGTAGTCTTTCATTAACTCAGACATTTTGATAAGAAGCTGACGACCGAGATCCGGATGCGAAAGCTCACGACCACGGAACATAATCGTTACTTTTACTTTATCGCCGTCTTCGATAAAACGCTGTGCGTTTTTTAACTTGACATTGAAATCATGCTCTTCAATATTCGGACGAAGTTTTACTTCTTTCACAGTGATGACTTTCTGTTTTTTCTTCGTCTCTTTTTCCCGTTTCTGCTGTTCATAGCGGAATTTACCGAAATCCATGATACGGCATACAGGTGGTTTTGCCTGCGGTGCTACTTCGACCAAGTCCAAATGAAGCTCTTCTGCTCTGCGGAGTGCTTCTTTGAGCGGTACGATACCGAGCTGTTCCCCTTGCGGGCTGGTCAAACGAACCTCGCGGGCACGAATCTCATCATTAATTCTGGGCGTATCCTTGCTAATTGCAATCTACCTCCTGATTTCTTATAGGAAAAATAAAAGCGGGTAGCAAACGCCACCCGCACCATTAGCAATAAACTAAGGTCTTATTTACCTTACAGACTGTTCATCGTAAGGTGAGAAGCGGTGGCCTCTACTTCATGAATACTTGATTATAATACCACTTGATTGTCTGTATGTCAAGCGGTTTTTTATGCTTTTTCTGCAATTTCTTTTTGGATCATTGCTTGGAATTCAGCGAACGTCATAACAACACTGTCGTTTTCACCGTGTTTACGTACAGCTACCGTATTGTTTTCAGCTTCTTTGTCACCGACAACGAGGATATACGGGATCTTACGCATCTGGCTTTCGCGCATTTTATAGCCGACTTTTTCACTGCGTTCATCTACTTCTACGCGCATACCGCTGTTCCAGAGGGTATCAGCAAGTTTCTGTGCGTATTCAACGTGTTTCGTCGTGATCGGAAGGATGTTGACCTGTACAGGTGCGAGCCAAGTCGGGAATGCGCCTGCATAGTGTTCGATCAAGATGCCGATGAAGCGTTCCAAGCTGCCGTATGCTACACGGTGGATCATGACAGGGCGATGTTTCTGTCCGTCTTCACCGATATAGTTGAGGTCGAATTTTTCCGGCATCAACATATCGAGCTGGATCGTACCGCACTGCCACGTACGACCGATGGAGTCTTTTAAGTGGAAGTCGATCTTCGGACCGTAGAATGCGCCGTCGCCTTCGTTGATGATGTAGTCCATGTTGCGTTCTTCGAGTGCTTCACGAAGTGCCTGCGTTGCCGTTTCCCATACTTCGTCAGAACCCATGGAGTCTTCCGGACGCGTACTGAGTTCTGCATGGTACGAAAGTCCGAACGTGCTGTATACTTCGTCAAAGAGGTCGATTACGCCTTGAATCTCTTCTTTGATCTGGGACGGAAGCATGAAGATATGCGCATCGTCCTGCGTGAAGCTGCGAACACGCATCAAACCGTGAAGTGCAC
Coding sequences:
- the infC gene encoding translation initiation factor IF-3, with the translated sequence MAISKDTPRINDEIRAREVRLTSPQGEQLGIVPLKEALRRAEELHLDLVEVAPQAKPPVCRIMDFGKFRYEQQKREKETKKKQKVITVKEVKLRPNIEEHDFNVKLKNAQRFIEDGDKVKVTIMFRGRELSHPDLGRQLLIKMSELMKDYVNVERMPKLEGKNMIMILSPKTRN
- the thrS gene encoding threonine--tRNA ligase, yielding FHPNGMVIRNELENFWRNLHRKYHYQEIRTPIILNQKLWQQSGHWDHYRENMYFTTIDEENYAVKPMNCPGGILVYRTQHHSYRDLPLRTAELGLVHRHELSGALHGLMRVRSFTQDDAHIFMLPSQIKEEIQGVIDLFDEVYSTFGLSYHAELSTRPEDSMGSDEVWETATQALREALEERNMDYIINEGDGAFYGPKIDFHLKDSIGRTWQCGTIQLDMLMPEKFDLNYIGEDGQKHRPVMIHRVAYGSLERFIGILIEHYAGAFPTWLAPVQVNILPITTKHVEYAQKLADTLWNSGMRVEVDERSEKVGYKMRESQMRKIPYILVVGDKEAENNTVAVRKHGENDSVVMTFAEFQAMIQKEIAEKA
- the rplT gene encoding 50S ribosomal protein L20, whose product is MPRVKTGVTAHKRHKKILKLAKGYRGAKSKQFKKANETVMKALSYARRDRRAKKGEFRKLWIARINAASRMFGLSYSNLINGLNKAGVEVNRKMLADLAVNDIKAFEQLVNTAKEQL
- the rpmI gene encoding 50S ribosomal protein L35; this translates as MPKIKTRRSAAKRFEVTGSGKVKRAKAFKSHILEKKSPKRKRNLRKAAMASNADMKRIAKMLPYA